From a region of the Helianthus annuus cultivar XRQ/B chromosome 5, HanXRQr2.0-SUNRISE, whole genome shotgun sequence genome:
- the LOC110940974 gene encoding calcium-binding protein CP1: MCPTGSSVWPARPLSDLRSAFEILDVDHDGKISHQDLKTSYTDADDDVIGSMITVADSNNDGYVEYEEFESVLNSDVAGNNGVLEEVFKAMDGDGDGKVGFSDLRRYLGCAGFEVDDDEIKAMIKLGGGDGNRDGVTFEGFVKILAV; the protein is encoded by the coding sequence ATGTGTCCAACAGGATCTTCCGTATGGCCGGCAAGACCCCTCTCGGACCTCCGGTCCGCATTCGAGATCCTGGACGTCGACCACGACGGCAAAATCAGCCACCAGGATCTCAAAACCTCCTACACCGATGCAGACGACGATGTCATCGGCTCGATGATAACGGTAGCCGATTCGAACAACGACGGTTACGTTGAGTACGAGGAGTTCGAGAGCGTGTTGAATAGTGATGTTGCAGGTAACAACGGCGTGTTGGAAGAGGTGTTTAAGGCGATGGATGGAGACGGTGACGGGAAGGTAGGGTTTAGTGATCTTAGGAGGTATCTTGGGTGTGCTGGATttgaggttgatgatgatgagatTAAGGCGATGATTAAGTTGGGTGGTGGAGATGGGAATAGAGATGGAGTTACGTTTGAAGGGTTTGTGAAGATACTTGCTGtttga